The Solidesulfovibrio fructosivorans JJ] genome includes the window ACAAGGCTCAACTCGGGCTTGCCGGACCAGGTGTTGACCACGAAATAGGTGGAGAAGTCGTGCTTTCCCGTGACCGGCTTATGCTCGGCATACCAGGAGTTGTTGCCCCACTCCAGATACAGGGTCACGGCGTCTTCCGGGGTCATATCCCAATCGATGACCAGATTGGACAGATCGGTCTGGGTCTGCATGGCATTCCTCCTCGGTACGGTTGTGGCCAACCGGAAACAGACGCGGTTTCGATATGGGATAAAAATAATCCTTTTTATCCTTCGGTCAAGAAAAAAAAGTGTTTTTCCTCCCTTCTTCCAAGGCAATGATAC containing:
- a CDS encoding DVU0772 family protein: MQTQTDLSNLVIDWDMTPEDAVTLYLEWGNNSWYAEHKPVTGKHDFSTYFVVNTWSGKPELSLVRRNSEDCVELASFDLPEDLARDFMEEQGGNKGVYAPNEAIKEWLQRTHFN